One window from the genome of Pedobacter schmidteae encodes:
- a CDS encoding ABC transporter permease, whose product MNTPFYIARRYLFAKKSTNAINIISAISVIGVFVGSAALIIILSVFNGFEEVVLKMFNTITPQIVISPAQGKTFDPNVAYFNELKKKKEIYSYTEVLSENALLRYNDKQSVGLVKGVSTDYLKNKNLDSITIDGTFKLENKSLNYAVIGSAIQTFLMVNTTDPFNPLQVFSPKKKSSQSSSINPADDFTILSIPVSGVFEVQQDFDNVAIVPLRFARKLLEEPEKISSVEINLNKGVDPDKFKASIENEIGNRFEIKDRIQQNKVLYNILGSEKWAVYIILTFILIIAIFNIIGSLTMLVIDKLKDIAILSSLGAGKTLIKRIFLFEGMMITMAGCVSGLIIGLIFCLLQQKFGWIKMSQDNLVITNAYPVALKWKDFILVFLTVSIFSFMASALSSNLSVKKINHLNQDL is encoded by the coding sequence TTGAATACGCCATTTTATATCGCCCGCAGGTATCTTTTTGCTAAGAAATCTACCAATGCCATCAATATCATCTCTGCAATTTCTGTAATAGGTGTTTTTGTGGGCAGCGCGGCTTTAATTATCATATTGTCGGTATTCAATGGTTTTGAAGAGGTGGTATTAAAGATGTTTAATACCATTACCCCACAGATTGTGATATCACCTGCACAGGGGAAAACTTTTGATCCCAATGTGGCCTATTTTAACGAACTGAAAAAAAAGAAGGAAATTTATTCTTATACCGAAGTACTCTCCGAAAATGCGCTGTTGAGGTATAACGACAAGCAGTCCGTTGGATTGGTAAAAGGAGTCAGTACCGATTACCTGAAAAATAAAAATCTGGACAGTATTACTATTGATGGTACATTTAAGCTCGAAAATAAAAGTCTCAATTATGCGGTAATTGGTTCGGCAATTCAAACCTTTCTGATGGTCAATACCACCGACCCCTTTAATCCCTTGCAGGTTTTCTCGCCTAAAAAGAAAAGTAGTCAGAGTAGTTCAATTAATCCTGCCGATGATTTTACCATTCTCTCTATCCCCGTCTCAGGTGTGTTCGAGGTGCAACAGGATTTTGATAATGTAGCTATTGTGCCCCTCAGATTTGCCCGGAAGCTACTGGAGGAGCCTGAAAAGATTTCATCTGTCGAAATCAATTTGAATAAGGGAGTTGACCCGGATAAGTTTAAAGCCTCCATTGAAAATGAAATCGGAAACCGGTTTGAAATCAAGGATAGGATACAGCAAAATAAGGTATTGTATAATATTTTGGGAAGTGAAAAGTGGGCAGTCTATATCATTCTGACCTTTATATTGATCATTGCCATATTTAACATCATCGGCTCTTTGACTATGCTGGTGATTGATAAGCTGAAGGACATTGCCATTTTAAGTAGTCTTGGAGCAGGTAAAACGCTGATTAAACGCATCTTTCTTTTTGAAGGCATGATGATCACCATGGCCGGATGTGTATCAGGCTTAATCATCGGGCTAATATTTTGTTTGTTGCAGCAAAAATTTGGATGGATAAAGATGTCTCAGGATAATTTGGTGATTACCAACGCTTACCCCGTGGCCTTAAAATGGAAAGATTTTATACTTGTATTTTTAACAGTCAGCATTTTTTCTTTTATGGCATCAGCTTTGTCATCTAATTTGAGTGTGAAGAAGATAAACCATTTAAATCAAGATCTCTAA
- a CDS encoding MBL fold metallo-hydrolase encodes MISIKQFTFNPVRENTYILFDETGECVIIDPGMYDSEEQNAVVNFIKEEGLKPVLLLNTHCHYDHVFGNKFVYDQWGLKPQFHKGELYVLQAIPGYVPQMGLHYELSPEPEIFLPESGKVTFGHSQLELIFAPGHSPAHLCFYAAADNFLIGGDVLFYYSIGRTDLPGGNHLQLINSIKNNLFILPDDCIVYPGHGQSTTIGFEKQHNPHLQ; translated from the coding sequence ATGATCAGTATTAAACAATTCACTTTTAACCCGGTAAGAGAAAATACCTATATCCTGTTTGATGAAACCGGCGAATGTGTCATCATTGACCCAGGAATGTATGACAGCGAAGAGCAGAATGCGGTTGTAAATTTTATTAAAGAGGAAGGATTAAAACCTGTACTTTTATTAAACACTCACTGTCATTACGATCATGTCTTTGGAAATAAATTCGTTTACGACCAATGGGGGTTAAAGCCACAATTCCACAAGGGTGAACTGTATGTTTTGCAAGCCATTCCTGGTTATGTGCCTCAAATGGGGCTGCATTATGAGTTGTCGCCCGAGCCGGAGATATTTTTGCCTGAGTCGGGTAAGGTTACTTTCGGTCATAGTCAGCTCGAGCTGATATTTGCACCGGGACATTCGCCTGCACATCTTTGTTTTTACGCTGCGGCCGATAACTTTTTAATTGGTGGCGATGTTTTGTTTTATTACAGCATTGGTCGTACAGACCTGCCTGGGGGTAATCATTTGCAATTAATCAATAGTATCAAAAATAACTTGTTTATATTGCCTGATGATTGCATAGTTTATCCCGGACATGGGCAATCGACTACAATTGGCTTTGAGAAACAGCATAATCCTCATTTACAATAA
- the fabD gene encoding ACP S-malonyltransferase encodes MKAYVFPGQGAQFSGMGKELYENETAKALFEQANEIIGFRISDIMFSGTDEELKQTKVTQPAIFLHSVILAKTLGENFKPDMVAGHSLGEFSALVAASALSFEDGLKLVITRANAMQRACELQPSTMAAILGLADDVVENVCAGIEEVVVAANYNCPGQIVISGTIEGVDIACQKLTEAGAKRALKLNVGGAFHSPLMEPARLELQEAIEKVSIQSPVCPIYQNVDPVPNTDPQKIKANLITQLTGAVRWTQTIEQMIADGADEFVEVGPGNVLQGLVKKVNRAIQTSSATNV; translated from the coding sequence ATGAAAGCATACGTATTTCCCGGACAGGGAGCTCAGTTCTCGGGCATGGGCAAAGAACTTTATGAAAATGAAACCGCTAAAGCCTTATTTGAGCAAGCAAATGAAATCATTGGCTTCCGCATCAGCGATATCATGTTTTCGGGGACCGATGAAGAACTTAAACAAACTAAAGTTACCCAGCCGGCTATATTTTTGCATTCGGTAATATTGGCCAAAACACTTGGTGAAAACTTTAAACCGGATATGGTGGCAGGACACTCCCTGGGTGAGTTTTCTGCGTTAGTTGCCGCATCAGCTTTGTCCTTTGAAGATGGTTTAAAACTGGTGATTACCAGGGCCAATGCCATGCAACGTGCCTGCGAATTGCAACCCTCTACCATGGCAGCAATCTTAGGACTTGCCGATGACGTGGTAGAAAACGTGTGTGCCGGTATTGAAGAAGTAGTGGTTGCTGCTAATTATAATTGCCCGGGGCAAATTGTAATATCGGGAACTATAGAAGGTGTTGATATTGCTTGTCAGAAACTTACGGAAGCCGGTGCAAAAAGAGCTTTGAAGTTAAATGTTGGCGGCGCTTTTCATTCGCCTTTAATGGAGCCTGCAAGATTAGAATTGCAGGAAGCGATAGAAAAAGTGAGCATACAATCACCTGTGTGTCCTATTTATCAGAATGTTGATCCGGTACCTAATACTGATCCTCAAAAAATAAAAGCAAACCTTATTACCCAGCTTACGGGTGCGGTGAGGTGGACACAGACCATCGAGCAGATGATTGCAGATGGCGCTGACGAATTCGTAGAAGTTGGCCCGGGAAATGTACTACAAGGCCTGGTTAAGAAAGTAAATAGAGCTATACAGACCAGTTCGGCAACCAATGTATAA
- the mqnB gene encoding futalosine hydrolase has product MKILLVAATRAEIGGLATHFQLPEHDFVRAKDFDVLITGVGMTATAYALGKHLSANYKLVLNLGIAGAFNTRIPLTTVVNVTADEFAELGAEDGEQFIPIDQLGFGQARYIARNNLLHHDVEALLQVRGITVNRVHGNKNSIESIIALCNPDVESMEGAAVLYCCTEHGLPCLQIRAISNYVEPRNKANWQIAHAIKNLNDWAIGFLTNT; this is encoded by the coding sequence ATGAAAATTCTTTTGGTTGCAGCAACAAGAGCAGAAATTGGGGGCTTAGCTACACATTTCCAGTTGCCTGAACATGATTTTGTAAGGGCCAAAGATTTTGATGTGCTTATTACCGGAGTTGGCATGACTGCAACCGCTTACGCCCTGGGCAAACACTTATCAGCCAATTACAAGCTGGTACTGAACCTTGGTATTGCAGGCGCCTTTAATACCCGGATTCCCCTAACAACAGTAGTAAATGTAACTGCAGATGAATTTGCTGAACTGGGGGCCGAAGATGGAGAACAATTTATCCCCATTGATCAGCTGGGCTTTGGTCAGGCCCGATACATCGCCAGAAATAATCTGCTGCACCACGACGTAGAAGCGTTGCTCCAGGTACGCGGAATTACGGTAAATCGTGTTCATGGAAATAAAAACAGCATTGAAAGCATCATTGCCCTCTGTAATCCTGATGTGGAAAGTATGGAAGGTGCGGCTGTACTTTATTGCTGTACAGAACACGGTCTACCTTGTTTACAGATACGGGCAATATCTAACTACGTTGAACCCCGAAACAAGGCAAATTGGCAAATTGCCCATGCAATAAAAAACCTTAACGATTGGGCAATTGGATTTTTGACAAATACATAA
- the folE gene encoding GTP cyclohydrolase I FolE, translating to MNNHTDHLDETEDGYIKIDRYNEGKINAVANHYGDILKQLGEDPSREGLIKTPERVAKALQYLTHGYDLDPAAILKGAMFREDYSQMVVVKDIEVFSMCEHHMLPFFGKAHVAYIPNGHIVGLSKIPRIVDAFARRLQVQERLTNEIRDCIQETLNPAGVAVVIECKHLCMAMRGIQKQNSVTTTSAFTGEFAKDKTRAEFLRLITANLH from the coding sequence ATGAATAATCATACAGATCATTTAGATGAAACAGAGGACGGCTACATTAAAATAGACCGTTATAACGAAGGTAAAATCAATGCTGTAGCAAATCATTATGGTGATATCTTAAAGCAGCTTGGCGAAGATCCGTCGAGGGAAGGATTGATTAAAACGCCCGAACGCGTAGCTAAGGCCCTGCAGTACCTTACCCATGGTTATGATCTTGACCCGGCTGCAATCCTTAAAGGAGCAATGTTCAGAGAAGATTATAGTCAGATGGTAGTGGTTAAGGATATTGAAGTATTCTCGATGTGTGAACATCACATGCTGCCTTTTTTTGGAAAAGCCCACGTGGCTTATATTCCGAATGGTCATATTGTTGGGCTTAGTAAAATTCCCAGGATTGTAGATGCTTTTGCCCGCCGACTGCAGGTGCAGGAACGGTTAACGAACGAGATTAGAGATTGCATACAGGAAACCTTAAACCCTGCGGGTGTAGCTGTGGTTATCGAATGTAAACACCTATGTATGGCTATGAGAGGTATACAAAAACAAAACTCAGTAACGACCACTTCGGCCTTTACAGGAGAATTTGCCAAGGATAAAACAAGAGCAGAGTTTTTAAGACTGATTACGGCTAACTTGCATTAG
- a CDS encoding 6-carboxytetrahydropterin synthase — protein sequence MIYITRKASFNAAHKLSRPDWTEDQNTEVYGKCANPNWHGHNYQLYVTVKGEINPETGFLVDLKWLKDITNTYVVDKIDHKNLNLDVDFMQGKLASTENLAIAIWEQLFELIAASGAQLHSIKIYETENNFVEYFGQ from the coding sequence ATGATTTATATAACCAGAAAAGCATCATTTAACGCAGCACATAAATTGTCCAGACCCGATTGGACAGAGGATCAAAATACTGAAGTTTATGGTAAATGTGCCAATCCGAACTGGCATGGTCATAATTATCAGTTATATGTAACCGTTAAAGGTGAAATTAACCCCGAAACGGGCTTTTTGGTAGATCTGAAATGGCTTAAGGATATCACCAATACTTACGTGGTAGATAAAATTGATCATAAAAACCTGAACCTTGATGTTGATTTTATGCAAGGTAAGCTGGCATCAACAGAAAATCTGGCCATTGCCATCTGGGAACAACTGTTTGAACTTATTGCTGCATCGGGAGCTCAGTTACACAGTATAAAAATTTACGAGACCGAAAATAATTTTGTGGAATATTTCGGTCAATAA
- a CDS encoding menaquinone biosynthesis family protein: MKLSLGFSPCPNDTFIFDALIHHKIDTEGLEFEVFFDDVETLNQKALKGVLDITKLSFHAFAYVYEQYALLDSGSALGFGVGPLLICQDKNLAEKGILLNERYKVGIPGKYTTANFLLGIAFPHLTDKQEMVFSEIEPALMDNKIDLGLIIHENRFTYADKGLHKIVDLGNYWEQETGCAIPLGGIVINRELDQQTKEKVNRLIKKSVEFAFANPKSGLAFIRQHAQEMSEEVMYKHINLYVNQYSIELGIEGRKAVDVLFKLAQERGLIAPIQQNIYLTP, encoded by the coding sequence ATGAAACTTAGTCTTGGCTTTTCTCCCTGCCCCAATGATACTTTTATTTTTGATGCCTTAATTCATCATAAAATTGATACCGAAGGTTTAGAGTTTGAAGTTTTTTTCGATGATGTGGAAACACTGAATCAAAAAGCTTTGAAGGGTGTTTTGGACATCACCAAACTCAGTTTTCATGCCTTTGCTTATGTATATGAACAATATGCCTTATTGGATTCGGGTAGTGCGCTGGGTTTCGGTGTGGGCCCCCTGCTCATTTGCCAGGATAAAAATTTAGCCGAAAAGGGGATACTCCTAAATGAACGCTATAAGGTGGGGATACCCGGAAAGTATACTACTGCAAATTTTTTACTGGGCATTGCTTTCCCCCATTTGACAGATAAGCAGGAAATGGTTTTCTCAGAAATAGAGCCTGCCTTAATGGACAACAAGATAGACCTGGGATTGATTATTCATGAAAACAGGTTTACTTATGCAGACAAAGGCCTACATAAAATTGTCGACCTGGGTAATTATTGGGAACAGGAAACAGGATGTGCAATCCCTTTGGGTGGGATTGTCATCAACCGGGAGCTTGACCAGCAAACTAAAGAAAAGGTAAACAGGCTAATAAAAAAATCTGTTGAATTCGCTTTCGCGAACCCCAAATCGGGCTTAGCGTTCATCAGGCAACATGCTCAGGAAATGAGCGAAGAGGTAATGTACAAACACATTAACCTATATGTAAATCAGTATAGTATTGAACTGGGTATTGAAGGCCGAAAAGCTGTTGATGTGCTATTTAAACTGGCCCAAGAAAGAGGTCTGATTGCACCGATTCAGCAAAATATATACCTAACACCTTAG